Proteins found in one Sardina pilchardus chromosome 3, fSarPil1.1, whole genome shotgun sequence genomic segment:
- the LOC134076567 gene encoding uncharacterized protein LOC134076567 — protein MTTSAICSCGKVCKNQHGLKIHQAKMKCLTGKQLVQRAGLVPGETEEEPGQESPHSAQSLHAQTRTPQNRHSEHRRIKWPAANKVSQWSQFDEDVDLALSATARGDADQKLRLMCTLIISIAAERFGTKEPRAGRSEGGPNRREGKISQLRQELRCLGRQYKQAREEEKAGLAELRSMLRKRLTTLRRAEWHRKRGRERARRRAAFIANPFGVTRKILGQKRGGKLTCSQEEVDAYLSTTYSDAAKEKDLNPCSTLLTPPDPITGFNIKEPTLKEVEEVIRAARTSSAPGPSGVPYVVYKRCPRLLKRLWLIIKAIWRRGRVAQQWRHAEGIWIPKEENSRSIEQFRVISLLSVEGKVFFSIVSQRMTEFLLRNAYIDTSVQKGGVPRVPGCIEHTGVVTQLIREAREGKGDLAVLWLDLANAYGSIPHKLVETALNLHHVPTKIRDLILDYYSCFSLRVTNGALTSAWHCLEKGIITGCTLSVILFSLAMNMLVKSAEVECRGPLTKSGTRQPPIRAFMDDLTVTTTSVPGCRWILKVLEQLISWARMEFKPAKSRALVVRKGKVTDRFRFSVGGTPIPSVTEKPVKSLGKMFDSTLKDTAALQATSSELGTWLSAVDKSGLPGKFKAWIYQHGILPRLLWPLLVYEVPLTTVEVFERRISQHLRRWLGLPRSLSSIALYGCKNKLQLPFSSLSEEFMVTRAREVLLYRDSNDTKVSSAGIEVRTGRKWKACEAVKLAERRLQHGELVGTVASGRAGLGSSPRPVYSKAQGKERRRLVQDEVRAGVEEGRSCRSVGMRQQGAWTRWDQALDRKITWAELWKAEPHRIRFLIQSVYDTLPSPSNLFCWGLAETPACPLCQRRGSLEHILSCCPKALGEGRYRWRHDQVLRVIAEVITAAIAHSRKQHPARQSIAFVKAGEKTQQRPSPPGGLLATARDWQLKVDLGRQLKFPENITVTTLRPDMVLVSETSRQVVLLELTVPWEDRMEEAFERKRAKYEGLVGDCRSSGWKTRCDPIEVGCRGFAGQSLYQVLKRLGVRGLQMRRAIRSITDAAEKASRWLWIKRGDPWKTKATWAQAGD, from the coding sequence ATGACTACGAGCGCAATCTGCAGTTGTGGCAAGGTCTGTAAGAACCAGCATGGCTTGAAGATCCACCAGGCCAAAATGAAATGCCTGACAGGGAAGCAGTTGGTGCAACGCGCAGGGCTAGTCCCTGGTGAGACGGAGGAGGAGCCAGGCCAGGAGTCACCCCACAGTGCCCAGTCCCTCCATGCACAAACTCGCACACCCCAGAACAGGCATTCAGAACATCGCCGGATAAAATGGCCTGCTGCCAACAAGGTCAGTCAGTGGTCCCAATTTGATGAGGACGTGGACCTAGCCCTCAGTGCTACAGCCAGAGGGGATGCCGACCAGAAGCTGCGGCTCATGTGCACTTTGATCATCAGCATTGCTGCAGAAAGGTTTGGCACGAAAGAACCACGGGCAGGCAGAAGCGAGGGAGGTCCAAATCGACGAGAGGGGAAGATCAGCCAGTTACGACAGGAGTTAAGATGCCTGGGACGCCAGTACAAGCAggcaagggaggaggagaaggcaggCTTGGCAGAACTTCGCAGTATGTTGAGGAAAAGACTTACCACTCTCAGACGGGCAGAGTGGCACAGGAAAAGGGGCAGGGAAAGAGCGAGGAGACGTGCTGCCTTCATCGCAAACCCCTTTGGGGTAACCAGGAAGATCCTCGGGCAAAAACGAGGTGGCAAACTTACCTGCTCACAGGAGGAGGTAGATGCTTACCTCAGCACCACCTACAGTGATGCTGCAAAGGAAAAGGACCTCAACCCTTGCAGCACCCTGCTAACCCCCCCAGATCCAATCACAGGGTTTAACATCAAGGAGCCCACCCTAAAGGAGGTTGAAGAGGTCATCAGAGCGGCAAGAACCAGCTCAGCACCAGGTCCCAGCGGAGTGCCATATGTGGTGTACAAGAGATGCCCAAGGCTGTTGAAGCGGCTCTGGTTGATCATCAAAGCCATCTGGAGAAGAGGTAGGGTGGCCCAGCAGTGGAGACATGCCGAGGGCATCTGGATCCCCAAGGAGGAGAATTCCCGCTCGATCGAGCAGTTCAGGGTCATCTCACTTCTAAGCGTGGAGGGCAAGGTCTTTTTCAGCATTGTCTCCCAACGCATGACGGAGTTCCTCCTGAGAAATGCCTACATAGACACATCGGTGCAGAAGGGTGGAGTTCCAAGGGTGCCTGGTTGCATAGAGCACACAGGTGTAGTTACCCAGCTGATCAGAGAAGCAAGAGAGGGCAAAGGAGATCTTGCGGTGCTGTGGCTGGATCTAGCAAATGCCTATGGCTCTATCCCGCACAAGCTGGTGGAGACTGCACTCAACCTGCATCATGTTCCAACTAAGATCAGGGACCTCATCTTGGACTATTACAGTTGTTTTAGTCTGAGAGTCACCAATGGAGCATTAACATCTGCATGGCATTGTTTGGAAAAGGGCATAATCACTGGTTGCACATTGTCGGTGATTCTGTTCTCCTTAGCCATGAATATGCTGGTGAAGTCAGCAGAAGTGGAGTGCAGAGGACCCCTCACAAAGTCAGGTACCCGTCAGCCCCCTATAAGGGCATTTATGGATGACCTCACGGTGACCACAACATCAGTACCAGGGTGCAGGTGGATCTTAAAAGTCCTTGAACAACTCATCAGCTGGGCAAGGATGGAATTCAAGCCCGCTAAATCTAGGGCACTGGTAGTGAGGAAAGGGAAGGTGACTGACAGGTTTCGTTTCTCTGTGGGAGGCACCCCAATTCCATCAGTTACAGAGAAGCCTGTCAAGAGCCTGGGCAAGATGTTTGACAGTACCCTGAAGGACACCGCAGCTCTGCAAGCAACCAGCAGTGAGCTGGGAACCTGGCTTTCAGCGGTGGACAAGTCTGGGCTGCCAGGCAAGTTCAAAGCCTGGATTTACCAGCATGGCATCCTGCCACGACTCCTCTGGCCACTGCTGGTCTATGAGGTTCCGCTTACTACTGTTGAGGTGTTTGAGAGGAGGATAAGTCAACACCTGCGCAGGTGGTTGGGGCTGCCTCGAAGCCTCAGCAGCATAGCACTCTATGGCTGTAAGAACAAGCTGCAACTTCCTTTCAGCAGTCTGTCGGAGGAGTTTATGGTCACCCGGGCCAGGGAGGTGCTGCTGTACAGGGACTCCAATGACACCAAGGTCTCCTCAGCTGGCATCGAGGTTCGAACTGGAAGGAAGTGGAAAGCATGTGAGGCAGTCAAGCTGGCTGAACGGCGGCTGCAACATGGCGAGCTGGTGGGCACGGTGGCATCAGGGCGAGCAGGATTGGGAAGCTCTCCAAGGCCAGTCTACAGCAAGGCCCAAGGGAAAGAAAGGCGCCGGCTAGTCCAAGATGAAGTCCGGGCTGGCGTGGAGGAAGGCCGCTCCTGCAGGTCAGTAGGCATGCGGCAACAGGGGGCTTGGACACGTTGGGACCAGGCATTGGACCGTAAGATCACCTGGGCAGAGCTGTGGAAGGCTGAACCACACCGGATTAGATTCCTGATCCAGTCAGTCTATGACACCCTCCCTAGCCCATCCAACCTGTTTTGCTGGGGCCTAGCAGAGACTCCAGCTTGTCCCTTGTGCCAGAGAAGGGGATCTCTGGAGCATATCCTGAGTTGCTGCCCGAAGGCCTTGGGAGAGGGGCGCTATCGCTGGCGTCACGACCAGGTGTTGAGGGTTATAGCTGAGGTGATCACAGCAGCGATAGCTCACAGCCGGAAGCAACATCCAGCAAGGCAATCCATCGCCTTTGTTAAAGCAGGGGAGAAAACACAACAGCGTCCAAGTCCACCAGGAGGACTCCTGGCAACAGCACGTGATTGGCAGCTGAAGGTCGACCTAGGGAGGCAGCTCAAATTTCCAGAGAACATCACTGTGACAACACTCAGGCCAGACATGGTCCTGGTGTCAGAAACATCAAGACAAGTGGTCCTGCTGGAGTTGACTGTCCCCTGGGAAGACCGTATGGAGGAGGCctttgagaggaagagagccaaGTATGAGGGACTGGTAGGCGATTGTCGAAGCAGCGGATGGAAGACCCGATGTGACCCCATCGAGGTTGGCTGCAGAGGCTTTGCAGGCCAGTCCCTGTACCAGGTATTGAAGCGCCTGGGTGTGAGAGGGCTGCAGATGCGGAGAGCCATCAGGAGCATCACCGATGCCGCAGAAAAGGCATCCAGATGGCTGTGGATCAAGCGGGGCGATCCGTGGAAAACCAAAGCTACTTGGGCACAAGCTGGGGACTGA